CAACTTCTTCAGAAAATGCACTTACTCCCATCATTAGGAATAAAATTGCTAACCCTAGTGAGTATTTTACTGATTTATATCTCTTTGCCATTGAACGCAAAGTGTTTTCTACCTTATATAGATTATTATTTCCCATCTCGACCCCCTATTTATTTTCATTTGTCACTGGAGTATTTTCTCTTTGAACTAACTTAAATTCAACTCTTCTATTTTGTGCCCTTCCTTCTTTTGTTGCATTAGTTGCTATCGGTTGTTCTTCTCCCATTGCTTCTATTCCTACTATTCTATCTGCTGCTAATCCAAATTCTAATAATTTTGCTTTTACACTTTCTGCTCTTCTTCTTGAAAGTCCAAAGTTATATTGGTTACTTCCTATTGAGTCTGTGTGTCCAACTATTGTTATTTCATAGTTGTTTTGTTCTACAAATTCTTTTATATTCTTTAATAAATCATAATATTGTGGTTTTACATTTGATTTATCAAAGTCAAAATTCAATGATCTTTCATC
The window above is part of the Fusobacterium simiae genome. Proteins encoded here:
- a CDS encoding OmpA family protein, with amino-acid sequence GKRKITRTIGMILFLLVFSLPALAAQALTTTQMRENSIRINALELKDIDILNTEAPKEMTIVLDERSLNFDFDKSNVKPQYYDLLKNIKEFVEQNNYEITIVGHTDSIGSNQYNFGLSRRRAESVKAKLLEFGLAADRIVGIEAMGEEQPIATNATKEGRAQNRRVEFKLVQRENTPVTNENK